In Arthrobacter sp. PAMC25284, a single genomic region encodes these proteins:
- a CDS encoding J domain-containing protein: protein MTQGNGSHYQVLRIPVTATEKEIKVAYRKAARKAHPDHGGDPAAFRRVTLAYETLIDAKRRADYDRSYGTASAGRGARAPSSGESADDEGARFDAPAAGSHASAHVRRPNTPRNTAADAPVYVPSFEDVTRSGEVPLIPAGLARQQVHGMPRKRGIFGAEARIQRELRTVQLISRQILPAIPAARLINGLQSPADNSHIDHALLSGYRLALIGSMLLPPGAYAWNGSTLTHGGRSIAPPQLASSVRRMQDIFPELNVTGWTVIHSTDGNLHQPVIDDHRRSGSGRVGSQDTIRVLNAAGMVRGLKQFLSSGPAPNTVIVPVVARLLRGMH from the coding sequence TTGACCCAGGGCAACGGCTCTCACTACCAGGTCCTCAGGATCCCCGTGACGGCGACAGAGAAGGAAATCAAGGTGGCCTACCGCAAGGCTGCCCGGAAGGCGCACCCGGATCACGGCGGCGATCCGGCCGCCTTCCGGCGGGTGACGCTCGCTTACGAGACCCTGATCGATGCCAAGCGCCGCGCCGACTACGACCGTTCCTACGGCACGGCGTCCGCCGGCCGCGGCGCGCGTGCCCCCAGCTCCGGCGAATCCGCCGACGACGAGGGCGCCCGTTTCGATGCCCCGGCGGCCGGCAGCCATGCCTCCGCCCATGTCCGCCGTCCCAATACGCCCCGGAACACGGCAGCCGACGCGCCCGTTTATGTGCCGTCCTTCGAGGACGTCACGCGCAGCGGCGAGGTGCCGTTAATTCCGGCGGGGCTGGCCCGGCAGCAGGTCCACGGCATGCCCCGGAAGCGCGGCATTTTCGGAGCCGAGGCCCGAATCCAGCGCGAATTGCGGACAGTGCAACTGATCAGCCGGCAAATCCTGCCGGCGATTCCCGCCGCCCGGCTGATCAACGGACTGCAATCACCGGCGGACAACAGCCACATCGACCATGCACTGTTGTCCGGCTACCGGTTGGCGCTCATTGGGTCGATGCTCCTGCCGCCGGGAGCGTACGCCTGGAACGGCAGCACCCTGACCCACGGCGGGCGCTCCATTGCCCCGCCGCAGCTGGCGAGCAGCGTGCGCCGGATGCAGGACATCTTTCCGGAGCTCAACGTCACGGGCTGGACTGTGATCCACAGCACGGACGGCAACCTTCACCAGCCGGTCATCGACGATCACCGGCGCTCAGGCAGCGGACGGGTCGGAAGCCAGGACACCATCCGGGTTCTTAATGCCGCCGGGATGGTGCGCGGGCTCAAGCAGTTTCTGAGCTCCGGCCCCGCCCCCAACACGGTCATCGTTCCCGTCGTCGCCCGGCTCCTGCGCGGAATGCACTAG
- a CDS encoding metalloregulator ArsR/SmtB family transcription factor — MNTLPWRRRVAAIASLGDENRRKLFDFVRSAGDAVSRDDAARAVGLARSTASFHLDRLVHDGVLLVEFRKLGGRDGPGSGRPAKLYRAAVREVGASVPDRNYDLAADLLVSAVEASMAEGGSAREVLLRTAYARGYEAGRTRADAAGPAAGAGFAELLAAEGYRPEDDGAGGLLLLNCPFDRIASGHAGVVCAMNGAFLGGAAAGCGIARERVEALDIEDFKAQGAAQQGQCCARIRPPGA, encoded by the coding sequence ATGAACACACTTCCCTGGCGCCGCCGGGTCGCGGCCATTGCGTCCCTGGGGGATGAAAACCGCCGGAAGCTATTTGACTTCGTCCGCTCGGCCGGGGACGCCGTGAGCCGGGACGACGCCGCCCGAGCCGTTGGCCTGGCCAGAAGCACGGCGTCCTTCCATCTGGACCGGCTGGTCCATGACGGGGTGCTCTTGGTCGAGTTCCGAAAGCTGGGCGGCCGGGACGGGCCGGGTTCGGGCCGGCCGGCCAAGCTCTATCGGGCGGCCGTTCGTGAGGTGGGGGCCTCCGTCCCGGACCGGAACTACGATTTGGCCGCTGACCTGCTGGTCTCCGCCGTTGAAGCGTCAATGGCGGAGGGCGGGTCTGCCCGTGAGGTGCTGCTCCGGACCGCATACGCCCGGGGGTACGAGGCCGGCCGGACCCGGGCTGACGCGGCCGGTCCGGCCGCGGGCGCCGGTTTCGCAGAGCTGCTTGCAGCGGAAGGCTACCGGCCAGAGGATGACGGCGCCGGCGGCCTGCTCCTGCTGAACTGTCCCTTCGACCGCATCGCCTCCGGCCATGCCGGGGTGGTGTGTGCCATGAACGGCGCCTTTCTGGGCGGGGCCGCCGCAGGCTGCGGCATCGCACGCGAACGGGTGGAGGCGCTGGACATCGAGGATTTCAAAGCGCAGGGAGCCGCGCAGCAGGGACAATGCTGTGCCCGGATCAGACCGCCCGGAGCCTGA
- a CDS encoding tRNA (cytidine(34)-2'-O)-methyltransferase, protein MFRILFHAPEIPGNTGNAIRLAAITGAELHLVEPLGFDFSDAKLRRAGLDYHDLAVVTVHPDIDAAWEALNPERVFAFTSDGEASYTDISYLPGDVLLFGCESEGLPEELKHDSHVTSRVRLPMLPSLRSLNLANAASIAVYEAWRQNGFTGAKL, encoded by the coding sequence GTGTTCCGCATCCTCTTCCACGCCCCCGAAATCCCCGGCAACACCGGCAACGCTATCCGCCTGGCCGCCATCACCGGCGCCGAATTGCACTTGGTGGAGCCCTTGGGTTTCGATTTCTCCGACGCCAAACTCCGACGTGCCGGACTGGACTATCACGACCTCGCCGTCGTAACGGTCCATCCGGACATCGACGCGGCCTGGGAGGCACTGAACCCGGAGCGCGTTTTCGCTTTCACTTCCGACGGCGAAGCTTCGTACACGGACATCAGCTATCTTCCCGGCGATGTGCTGCTGTTCGGCTGCGAATCGGAGGGCCTGCCCGAGGAACTGAAACACGATTCCCACGTGACGTCCCGCGTCCGGTTGCCGATGCTGCCGTCCCTGCGCTCACTGAACCTCGCCAATGCCGCGTCGATAGCGGTTTATGAGGCCTGGCGGCAGAACGGGTTTACCGGCGCGAAGCTCTAG
- the sigK gene encoding ECF RNA polymerase sigma factor SigK has product METPNAPNPGATAAPGTSADVNRRLGSLLAQIAHGDQAAFAEFYGLTSRRVFGMARRVLIDAELSEDTTQEVFLQVWQNASKFNPEAGTPLAWLMTISHRRAVDKVRSSQSSTDREAKYGASSQEIDHDSVSDEVSSRLEAEAVVRCLGTLTDTQQESVRLAYYGGLTYREVAEKLNAAVPTIKSRIRDGLIRLKTCLGVN; this is encoded by the coding sequence ATGGAAACTCCCAATGCTCCCAACCCCGGGGCCACCGCTGCCCCGGGTACCTCAGCCGACGTCAACCGAAGACTCGGCAGCCTGCTGGCCCAGATCGCTCACGGCGACCAGGCCGCGTTTGCGGAGTTCTACGGACTCACCTCACGACGGGTTTTTGGCATGGCGCGGCGCGTACTCATCGACGCGGAGCTCAGCGAGGACACAACGCAGGAGGTTTTCCTCCAGGTCTGGCAGAACGCATCAAAATTCAATCCTGAAGCGGGCACCCCGCTCGCCTGGCTCATGACGATTTCGCACCGCAGGGCCGTGGACAAAGTGCGGTCCTCCCAGTCCTCCACGGACCGCGAGGCCAAATATGGCGCCAGCAGCCAGGAGATCGACCATGATTCCGTCTCCGACGAGGTCTCCAGCCGGCTCGAAGCCGAGGCGGTTGTGAGATGTCTTGGCACGCTGACGGACACACAACAGGAATCAGTGCGGCTCGCCTACTACGGCGGCCTCACCTACCGGGAAGTTGCCGAGAAGTTGAACGCGGCTGTTCCCACCATCAAGTCCCGCATCCGCGACGGCTTAATACGACTCAAGACCTGCTTGGGGGTGAACTGA